A genomic window from Lasioglossum baleicum chromosome 7, iyLasBale1, whole genome shotgun sequence includes:
- the Coq5 gene encoding ubiquinone biosynthesis protein COQ3, mitochondrial: MIEKGRLFQSLFKNRRVIFSCEKYFSESAATSDSNERTTHFGYKTVKESEKVREVYTVFEKVANSYDQMNDAMSLGIHRIWKDKFIQRLGPTHGSKLLDSAGGTGDITFRYLQYLKKTTNYQGLNSSVTVCDINENMLEVGKIRAKRQGWLGQDNVAIDWKQCNAEELPFSNDSYTAYTIAFGIRNVTHIDKVLSEAYRVLTPGGRFMCLEFSHVDNDALRWFYDQYSFQVIPVLGTLIAGEWQAYQYLVESIRKFPKQECFKEMIEEAGFRNVTYENLTCGVVSIHSGFKL; encoded by the exons atgATTGAGAAAGGAAGATTGTTTCAAAGTTTGTTTAAAAACAGGAGAGTAATATTTTCCTGTGAGAAGTATTTTTCGGAATCTGCTGCTACAAGCGATAGCAATGAAAGGACAACACATTTCGGATATAAAACTGTTAAAGAAAGCGAGAAAGTAAGAGAAG TGTACACAGTATTCGAGAAGGTGGCAAATTCCTACGATCAGATGAATGATGCTATGAGTTTAGGAATTCATCGTATTTGGAAAGACAAATTCATTCAGAGACTTGGACCAACTCATGGAAGTAAATTACTAGATTCAGCTGGAGGCACAGGAGACATAACATTCAGATATTTACAGTATTTGAAAAAAACAACGAACTACCAAGGTTTAAATAGTTCTGTAACTGTCTGCGACATAAATGAGAATATGTTAGAAGTAGGAAAAATTAGAGCAAAAAGGCAAGGTTGGCTTGGCCAAGATAATGTTGCAATCGATTGGAAGCAATGCAACGCAGAGGAACTTCCTTTTTCTAATGATTCGTACACAGCTTACACAATTGCTTTTGGGATAAGGAATGTTACACATATTGATAAG GTGCTTTCTGAGGCATATCGAGTGCTTACACCAGGTGGTCGTTTTATGTGTTTAGAGTTTAGTCATGTAGACAATGATGCCTTGAGATG GTTTTACGACCAATATTCGTTTCAAGTGATACCTGTCTTGGGTACTCTTATAGCAGGGGAATGGCAGGCTTATCAATACCTTGTTGAAAGTATCAGAAAGTTCCCAAAACAAGAATGTTTTAAG GAAATGATAGAAGAAGCAGGATTTCGAAATGTAACTTACGAAAATTTAACCTGTGGAGTTGTATCTATTCATTCAggatttaaattataa
- the LOC143210262 gene encoding uncharacterized protein LOC143210262 isoform X2 has translation MYDIATSKYKQLQQIRNTHVSEVDPTEAEKLEKWEPPKKRMFQLKLTDGVQDIIGIEYSQISLLNEMLLPGYKVMVIGPVRCRRGVLLLEGTKLKKIGGEVDSLLIPNALENILARALNIKENPDPYGDNESKSNNDKQKEKPVNELENTFFEEEFEINLDEVSKIEHLHKKDHQQPHTNTLQIGTMKENSFINTNIEEGNNYNRTVKTESENFLINTVEKESDYRCTEEKIFEDDDCFLEMVDEEQLVESQRKRNILAPFRALPKEEDDDLIIINDNDIVEEIKYESVEKSVVKQENTSRSNVPWFSNNRSSSTNQSTSKSCDKLSEISKPFTGLKRLSPLSPSDHVTKKRGKIDRKITEFTEKPISPDPNICDFIYDINNDIITELTRKTICGRVEDLGKLSKQNLVWILDATLVDGTGKMEVAFSNKVLENLLGFSVQEFSLKKKLKKNPEIERELRMSFRSAEQKIKTLHDLLELELDVNKKPTVIKITDVTQEQRYLIDKQLKSFLRKNNI, from the exons ATGTATGATATTGCAACGtccaaatataaacaattacaaCAAATCAGAAATACTCATGTGTCAGAGGTAgatccaaccgaagcagagaaattagaaaaatggGAACCTCCAAAAAAAAGAATGTTCCAATTAAAATTAACAGATGGAGTACAAGATATAATTGGAATCGAATACAGTCAAATATCCCTATTAAAT GAAATGTTATTACCAGGGTACAAAGTTATGGTAATAGGACCAGTAAGATGCCGTAGAGGAGTTTTATTGCTAGAaggaacaaaattgaaaaaaattggtGGTGAAGTGGATAGTTTACTAATTCCTAAtgctttagaaaatattttagctCGAGCTTT AAATATTAAAGAGAATCCAGACCCTTATGGCGATAATGAGTCGAAATCGAATAACgataaacaaaaagaaaaacctGTAAATGAACTGGAAAATACCTTCTTTGAAGAAGAATTTGAGATAAACTTGGATGAAGTTTCCAAAATTGAACACCTGCACAAGAAAGATCATCAGCAGCCACATACCAATACATTACAAATAGGAACCATGAAAGAAAATTCTTTTATCAATACCAATATTGAAGAAGGAAACAACTACAATCGCACAGTGAAAACGGAAAGTGAAAACTTTCTTATTAATACTGTAGAGAAGGAAAGTGATTATAGGTGTACAGAGGAAAAAATCTTTGAAGACGACGATTGTTTCTTAGAAATG GTCGACGAAGAACAATTAGTTGAATCACAACGGAAACGAAACATTTTAGCTCCATTCAGAGCTCTACCAAAAGAAGAAGATGACgatctaattataataaatgacAATGACATAGTTGAAGAGATAAAGTATGAAAGTGTGGAAAAATCGGTAGTGAAACAAGAAAACACTTCTCGTTCAAACGTACCATGGTTTTCCAATAATAGGAGCTCATCGACAAATCAATCTACTTCGAAATCGTGTGATAAACTGTCAGAAATATCTAAGCCCTTCACTGGATTAAAGAGACTA AGTCCATTGTCTCCATCCGATCACGTAACGAAGAAGAGAGGCAAAATTGATAGAAAAATTACCGAATTTACAGAAAAACCTATTTCTCCAGATCCAAACATTTGTgattttatttatgatataaACAATGACATTATAACAGAATTGACTCGTAAAACGATTTGTGGGCGCGTAGAAGACCTTGGGAAACTATCGAAACAAAACTTGGTTTGGATTTTGGATGCTACTCTAGTGGATGGTACTGGAAAAATGGAAGTTGCTTTCTCGAATAAG GTTCTTGAAAATTTATTAGGGTTCAGTGTACAGGAATTTTCGTtaaagaagaaattaaaaaaaaatcctgaAATCGAACGTGAACTAAGAATG AGTTTTCGTAGTGcagaacaaaaaataaaaaccttACATGACCTcctagaattggaattagatgtCAATAAAAAACCGACAGTGATCAAAATCACTGATGTAACTCAAGAACAAAGATATCTAATTGACAAACAATTAAAATCCTTTCtaaggaaaaataatatttaa
- the LOC143210262 gene encoding uncharacterized protein LOC143210262 isoform X1, whose protein sequence is MTENLFKCLKAKLKSEFYVMNDDWLSDCIEFYLQQNQNSSNQEILQFVKVQWQLSDLREINNENGSLPRNISQQKSTILPENYILQVEQMYDIATSKYKQLQQIRNTHVSEVDPTEAEKLEKWEPPKKRMFQLKLTDGVQDIIGIEYSQISLLNEMLLPGYKVMVIGPVRCRRGVLLLEGTKLKKIGGEVDSLLIPNALENILARALNIKENPDPYGDNESKSNNDKQKEKPVNELENTFFEEEFEINLDEVSKIEHLHKKDHQQPHTNTLQIGTMKENSFINTNIEEGNNYNRTVKTESENFLINTVEKESDYRCTEEKIFEDDDCFLEMVDEEQLVESQRKRNILAPFRALPKEEDDDLIIINDNDIVEEIKYESVEKSVVKQENTSRSNVPWFSNNRSSSTNQSTSKSCDKLSEISKPFTGLKRLSPLSPSDHVTKKRGKIDRKITEFTEKPISPDPNICDFIYDINNDIITELTRKTICGRVEDLGKLSKQNLVWILDATLVDGTGKMEVAFSNKVLENLLGFSVQEFSLKKKLKKNPEIERELRMSFRSAEQKIKTLHDLLELELDVNKKPTVIKITDVTQEQRYLIDKQLKSFLRKNNI, encoded by the exons ATGACcgagaatttatttaaatgtttaaaagCTAAGTTGAAATCGGAATTCTATGTAATGAATGATGACTGGTTAAGTGATTGCATAGAATTCTACTTACAGCAAAaccaaaat TCGAGTAACCAAGAGATTTTACAATTTGTAAAAGTACAGTGGCAACTCAGTGACTTACGTGAAATTAATAATGAAAACGGAAGTTTACCACGCAATATTTCACAGCAGAAATCTACTATATTGCCTGAAAATTATATTCTCCAG GTGGAACAAATGTATGATATTGCAACGtccaaatataaacaattacaaCAAATCAGAAATACTCATGTGTCAGAGGTAgatccaaccgaagcagagaaattagaaaaatggGAACCTCCAAAAAAAAGAATGTTCCAATTAAAATTAACAGATGGAGTACAAGATATAATTGGAATCGAATACAGTCAAATATCCCTATTAAAT GAAATGTTATTACCAGGGTACAAAGTTATGGTAATAGGACCAGTAAGATGCCGTAGAGGAGTTTTATTGCTAGAaggaacaaaattgaaaaaaattggtGGTGAAGTGGATAGTTTACTAATTCCTAAtgctttagaaaatattttagctCGAGCTTT AAATATTAAAGAGAATCCAGACCCTTATGGCGATAATGAGTCGAAATCGAATAACgataaacaaaaagaaaaacctGTAAATGAACTGGAAAATACCTTCTTTGAAGAAGAATTTGAGATAAACTTGGATGAAGTTTCCAAAATTGAACACCTGCACAAGAAAGATCATCAGCAGCCACATACCAATACATTACAAATAGGAACCATGAAAGAAAATTCTTTTATCAATACCAATATTGAAGAAGGAAACAACTACAATCGCACAGTGAAAACGGAAAGTGAAAACTTTCTTATTAATACTGTAGAGAAGGAAAGTGATTATAGGTGTACAGAGGAAAAAATCTTTGAAGACGACGATTGTTTCTTAGAAATG GTCGACGAAGAACAATTAGTTGAATCACAACGGAAACGAAACATTTTAGCTCCATTCAGAGCTCTACCAAAAGAAGAAGATGACgatctaattataataaatgacAATGACATAGTTGAAGAGATAAAGTATGAAAGTGTGGAAAAATCGGTAGTGAAACAAGAAAACACTTCTCGTTCAAACGTACCATGGTTTTCCAATAATAGGAGCTCATCGACAAATCAATCTACTTCGAAATCGTGTGATAAACTGTCAGAAATATCTAAGCCCTTCACTGGATTAAAGAGACTA AGTCCATTGTCTCCATCCGATCACGTAACGAAGAAGAGAGGCAAAATTGATAGAAAAATTACCGAATTTACAGAAAAACCTATTTCTCCAGATCCAAACATTTGTgattttatttatgatataaACAATGACATTATAACAGAATTGACTCGTAAAACGATTTGTGGGCGCGTAGAAGACCTTGGGAAACTATCGAAACAAAACTTGGTTTGGATTTTGGATGCTACTCTAGTGGATGGTACTGGAAAAATGGAAGTTGCTTTCTCGAATAAG GTTCTTGAAAATTTATTAGGGTTCAGTGTACAGGAATTTTCGTtaaagaagaaattaaaaaaaaatcctgaAATCGAACGTGAACTAAGAATG AGTTTTCGTAGTGcagaacaaaaaataaaaaccttACATGACCTcctagaattggaattagatgtCAATAAAAAACCGACAGTGATCAAAATCACTGATGTAACTCAAGAACAAAGATATCTAATTGACAAACAATTAAAATCCTTTCtaaggaaaaataatatttaa